Proteins encoded by one window of Actinocorallia herbida:
- a CDS encoding neuraminidase-like domain-containing protein, which produces MGAGFQVRGTVLDGTGAAVDGVSIEVMDLRLGGEHLVGAAELRPDGTFSLGFDPEPVRAAPGASLDLLVRVVRDGEVIARSDTRFDAGPDERIDVELQAGAVPADEYGRLVADLHRTSARTGAGTVRLAAFVENAERRDVTFAAAKSGWDARSVAMASLSGREAERTGIPAALHYALYRAGLPAGPRLWTLAPSAVLESVWSRAAADGIIAPELAEAIPASLETARALAEREVLDLPGGVGDVRLEDLLRTGLPEAADRRRFARIYREHRDSPATLWARVRAEFPGPAARLELDGALAALTRNNAPLIKRLHDTTAPARVGDLAAAGYHRASRWREALTAEVPVPDDVPGDDEDARRDAYARILAEELRLRHPTAVLGAEVAEGMIPVGGPEGTDRAVAEFLAEYHDRFELTVHPVDEFLDARAIDLEPSVREEIATLQRVVAVAGAPQAVRGLRALGFDSARAVALQGEGTFVARFASALGGADIARETFRRSEQVHGGVLATATSHLLARTAPEVFAVPRGGPAAASGPIAAVRTAGARALPNLETLFGSLDTGACEQCESVLSPAAYLVDLLEFLDVDPAVPGGRRPLEVLLSRRPDLQHIALSCENTETELPYVDLVNEILEHVVVNASIDGYAGHDVPPGTGSAELLASPQFVNDAAYSVLRGAAFPLALPWDRQLAALRAYVAQAGVPLGEAMGALAADEERGRSWQDLARERAGIGPAERDLLRGPEVSAQALFGDDPARVTEDQLVAGVGNARRLVRRLGLSPADLVSLLRTRFVNPHTGLLVQIGSLGVGLSAVQALHDGTMTPQAFRAALRPGLDLTPFGGDVVEWLAARHEPIMSVIVLTDPSGQEPPAGDATGGFARLELRRALPDPARNRIRPVDLLGIARFVRLRARLGWSVERTDEVVTALWPTERPVTAPAADVRRDLDAGFDTVLLRLGHLLAAAELLGLDVEEDLPWLLGCFGPLGSRGPDSPFRRLFPASTLLGTDPVFGPGPDGIPPARQDAKLLDHGPALQAALKLTAEEFAVVVRAAEAGPATPLSVASVSALFRYAFLARTLRISVPELVGLIDATGLRPFAPLDGPDPGFLRFVRLAQAIRDSGVPISRVVAPGLGGDAPDVLPVLRAVRAALADRPAPARWSESALRSVLTSVLPPDVSDAFLGLLSGTSTYTAPYAQEQATLPEPVVAVASGLAYDAARALLIHRGVLTPEAAAAVAALPGLPAGLAEAVTVLANAGQAEYLPLLRAHPVLARRWQVWAGSAGDPEAKRDTLGKALLEELRPELRSRLLGEVLGTATGADPAALAVLVEDPVAMPGTAPGRSAADDLAAVTTAGLRARFWAGPITGAPVRTATAPAIDYGPGLADLRQAASVATGPVGGIWDAFVDPAVPGPYVLSVETDAVDVALKVDGRTVPLLRDAGLWTTADPVAPAALRPLRIELTATGLTARLRLRWQAEGVARTTLPGSVCCPADSVDAFTAAYRRLLAALEVAAAFRLSPRELHALARLPELRTGGVGWLSAVPGPASPAASAVLAGAIAALARYRKLCERWAVTGTALADLLDAPATAPAPGPLIAALTGAVPSVVADVAAHLGLAGDAQRTLDGLWRIADVLDLTGRVVLPVGVLARILRTEPSAQDVRDLRDAIRARYDDDAWAEVVRPIHNALRRTARDALVARVMHQENPDPDLALDEVTGGFATPDRLYERLLIDVQMDPCMTTSRIAQAISTVQLFVTRFLLNLELEVPPESIDPKRWEAMKRYRIWEANRRVFLFPENWLDPDLRDDKSPFFREVESELLQSDITDQAASVALGHYLERLDEVAHLEIAGMHVQERDAAGTGVPDPLVHVIGRTSGAKRGYYHRTLDGTWRPWERVNVDIPDDPVLPVIWKGRFLLFWLSVSRQPDRRQPGPFAATAQPGVRLGDLAVKDLALKATATLTVSLFWSEYYNNRWQSPRTSDPDRPIDLGAQFSVIGDPLTLQLASDIETDGTGVRDSLGIVVLNPSPGGTGNSYFRLYTTHSLPVRKQDDTGGPPGFPADRQFSSAGPFVVSYRDDPFHPLMVLRKSQSPYRGVGPMHRLKDAHQAPFFFQDSRHVFYVHPDPTDLLRTTPFGRFAVPAADPLAFPDLIVSG; this is translated from the coding sequence ATGGGAGCTGGTTTCCAGGTCCGCGGCACGGTGCTCGACGGCACGGGTGCGGCGGTCGACGGCGTCTCCATCGAGGTGATGGATCTGCGCCTCGGCGGAGAGCACCTGGTCGGCGCCGCCGAGCTGCGGCCGGACGGCACGTTCTCGCTGGGATTCGACCCAGAACCCGTCCGGGCGGCGCCCGGCGCGAGCCTCGACCTCCTCGTGCGGGTGGTCCGGGACGGCGAGGTGATCGCCCGGTCCGACACCCGGTTCGACGCGGGTCCGGACGAGCGGATCGACGTCGAACTCCAGGCGGGCGCCGTACCCGCCGACGAGTACGGCCGCCTCGTCGCCGACCTCCACCGGACGTCGGCCCGCACCGGTGCGGGCACGGTGCGGCTCGCCGCCTTCGTCGAGAACGCCGAGCGCAGGGACGTGACCTTCGCGGCGGCCAAGAGCGGCTGGGACGCCCGCTCCGTCGCCATGGCCTCGCTGTCGGGCCGCGAGGCCGAGCGCACCGGGATCCCCGCCGCGCTGCACTACGCGCTCTACCGGGCGGGGCTCCCCGCTGGACCACGGCTTTGGACGCTCGCCCCGTCCGCGGTGCTGGAGTCCGTCTGGTCCCGCGCCGCCGCGGACGGGATCATCGCGCCCGAACTGGCGGAGGCGATCCCCGCGAGCCTGGAGACCGCCCGCGCGCTCGCCGAACGCGAGGTGCTCGACCTGCCCGGCGGGGTCGGCGACGTGCGGTTGGAGGACCTGCTGCGGACCGGCCTGCCCGAGGCGGCCGACCGGCGCCGTTTCGCCCGGATCTACCGCGAGCACCGGGACTCCCCCGCAACGCTGTGGGCCCGCGTGCGCGCGGAGTTCCCCGGCCCTGCCGCCCGGCTGGAACTCGACGGCGCGCTGGCCGCCCTTACCCGCAACAACGCGCCCCTGATCAAAAGACTCCACGACACCACGGCCCCCGCACGGGTCGGGGATCTCGCGGCCGCCGGCTACCACCGCGCGAGCCGCTGGCGGGAGGCGCTCACCGCCGAGGTGCCGGTGCCCGACGACGTCCCCGGCGACGACGAGGACGCACGCCGCGACGCCTACGCGCGGATCCTCGCCGAGGAACTGCGGCTGCGGCACCCCACCGCCGTGCTCGGCGCCGAGGTGGCCGAGGGGATGATCCCGGTCGGCGGCCCGGAAGGCACCGACCGCGCCGTCGCGGAGTTCCTCGCCGAGTACCACGACCGGTTCGAGCTGACGGTCCATCCCGTCGACGAGTTCCTCGACGCGCGGGCGATCGACCTCGAACCGTCCGTCCGCGAGGAGATCGCGACCCTCCAGCGGGTCGTCGCCGTCGCCGGGGCTCCGCAGGCCGTCCGCGGGCTGCGCGCACTCGGATTCGACTCCGCGCGGGCGGTCGCGCTGCAGGGCGAGGGGACGTTCGTCGCCCGGTTCGCCTCTGCGCTCGGCGGCGCGGACATCGCGCGGGAGACGTTCCGCCGCAGCGAGCAGGTGCACGGCGGCGTCCTGGCCACGGCCACCAGCCATCTGCTGGCGCGCACCGCCCCCGAGGTGTTCGCGGTGCCTCGCGGCGGGCCCGCCGCCGCGAGCGGCCCGATCGCCGCGGTCCGCACGGCCGGGGCGCGCGCGCTGCCGAACCTGGAGACCCTGTTCGGTTCGCTGGACACCGGGGCCTGTGAGCAGTGCGAATCGGTGCTCAGCCCCGCCGCGTACCTGGTCGACCTTCTGGAGTTCCTCGACGTCGATCCCGCCGTGCCCGGCGGCCGCAGACCGCTCGAAGTCCTGCTGAGCCGCCGCCCCGACCTCCAGCACATCGCGCTGAGCTGCGAGAACACCGAGACCGAGCTGCCCTACGTGGACCTGGTGAACGAGATACTCGAACACGTCGTGGTCAACGCCTCGATCGACGGGTACGCGGGCCACGACGTGCCGCCTGGCACCGGTTCGGCCGAACTCCTCGCATCGCCGCAGTTCGTGAACGACGCCGCGTACTCGGTCCTGCGCGGCGCGGCCTTCCCGCTCGCGCTGCCGTGGGACCGGCAACTGGCCGCGCTGCGCGCGTATGTCGCGCAGGCGGGGGTCCCGCTCGGTGAGGCGATGGGCGCGCTCGCCGCCGACGAGGAACGCGGCCGGTCGTGGCAGGACCTCGCGCGGGAGCGGGCCGGGATCGGCCCCGCCGAACGCGACCTGCTTCGCGGGCCGGAGGTGAGCGCCCAGGCCCTGTTCGGCGACGACCCCGCGCGGGTGACCGAGGACCAGCTCGTGGCGGGGGTGGGCAACGCGCGCAGGCTCGTCCGCCGCCTCGGCCTCAGCCCCGCGGATCTGGTGAGCCTGCTGCGGACCCGGTTCGTCAACCCGCACACCGGCCTGCTGGTCCAGATCGGCTCCCTCGGGGTCGGGCTTTCCGCCGTGCAGGCCCTGCACGACGGGACGATGACGCCGCAGGCGTTCCGCGCGGCGCTGCGCCCCGGCCTGGATCTGACCCCGTTCGGCGGGGACGTGGTCGAGTGGCTGGCCGCGCGCCATGAGCCGATCATGAGCGTGATCGTGCTCACCGATCCGAGCGGGCAGGAGCCGCCGGCCGGGGACGCGACCGGTGGTTTCGCGCGGCTCGAACTGCGGCGGGCGCTGCCCGACCCGGCGCGCAACCGGATCCGGCCCGTCGACCTGCTGGGCATCGCCCGGTTCGTCCGGCTGCGGGCCCGGCTCGGCTGGAGCGTCGAGCGCACCGACGAGGTCGTCACCGCACTCTGGCCGACGGAGAGACCGGTCACCGCGCCCGCCGCCGATGTCCGAAGGGACCTGGACGCCGGTTTTGACACCGTGCTGCTCCGCCTGGGGCATCTGCTGGCCGCGGCGGAGCTCCTCGGCCTCGATGTCGAAGAGGACCTGCCGTGGTTGCTCGGCTGTTTCGGGCCACTGGGTTCGCGTGGGCCGGACTCGCCGTTCCGCAGGTTGTTCCCCGCCTCCACGCTGCTCGGGACCGACCCGGTGTTCGGTCCCGGCCCGGACGGGATCCCGCCGGCCCGTCAGGACGCCAAGCTGCTGGACCACGGGCCCGCCCTGCAGGCGGCGCTGAAGCTCACCGCGGAGGAGTTCGCCGTGGTCGTGCGCGCGGCCGAGGCGGGCCCCGCGACGCCCCTGTCGGTCGCCTCGGTCAGCGCACTGTTCCGGTACGCGTTCCTGGCCCGGACACTGCGGATCAGCGTGCCCGAACTGGTCGGGCTGATCGACGCGACGGGTCTGCGGCCGTTCGCGCCGCTCGACGGGCCCGACCCCGGATTCCTGCGGTTCGTGCGTCTCGCCCAGGCGATCAGGGACTCCGGCGTCCCGATCTCGCGCGTGGTGGCGCCGGGCCTCGGCGGGGACGCCCCGGACGTCCTGCCGGTACTGCGCGCGGTCCGCGCCGCGCTCGCCGACCGGCCCGCGCCGGCGCGGTGGAGCGAGTCGGCGCTGCGCTCCGTCCTGACCTCGGTGCTCCCCCCGGATGTGAGCGACGCGTTCCTCGGCCTGCTCTCCGGGACCTCCACGTACACGGCCCCCTACGCCCAGGAGCAGGCGACGCTGCCAGAGCCGGTGGTGGCGGTCGCGTCCGGCCTGGCCTACGACGCCGCCCGCGCGCTGCTGATCCATCGCGGGGTCCTCACCCCGGAGGCTGCCGCCGCGGTGGCCGCGCTGCCCGGCCTGCCCGCGGGACTCGCCGAGGCGGTCACCGTCCTGGCCAACGCGGGGCAGGCCGAGTACCTGCCGCTGTTGCGCGCCCACCCGGTGCTGGCGCGGCGCTGGCAGGTCTGGGCGGGTTCGGCCGGCGACCCCGAGGCCAAGCGCGACACCCTGGGGAAGGCGCTGCTGGAAGAGCTGCGGCCGGAGCTGCGGAGCAGGCTGCTCGGCGAGGTGCTGGGCACCGCGACCGGCGCGGATCCCGCGGCGCTCGCGGTGCTCGTCGAGGATCCCGTGGCCATGCCGGGCACCGCGCCGGGGCGTTCGGCCGCCGACGACCTGGCCGCGGTGACCACCGCGGGGCTGCGGGCGCGTTTCTGGGCGGGTCCGATCACCGGCGCCCCGGTCAGGACCGCGACCGCACCCGCGATCGACTACGGGCCGGGCCTGGCGGATCTGCGGCAGGCGGCCAGCGTGGCCACCGGTCCGGTGGGAGGGATCTGGGACGCCTTCGTCGACCCCGCGGTCCCGGGACCGTACGTGCTGTCGGTCGAGACGGACGCCGTGGACGTGGCGCTCAAGGTCGACGGCCGCACGGTGCCCCTGCTGCGGGACGCGGGCCTCTGGACGACGGCGGACCCGGTCGCGCCGGCCGCCCTGCGGCCGCTGCGGATCGAGCTGACCGCGACCGGGCTCACCGCGCGGCTGAGGCTGCGGTGGCAGGCCGAGGGCGTCGCCCGCACGACGCTGCCCGGCTCCGTCTGCTGCCCGGCCGACAGCGTCGACGCGTTCACCGCCGCCTACCGGAGACTACTGGCCGCCCTGGAGGTCGCGGCTGCGTTCCGGCTCTCCCCCCGCGAGCTCCACGCCCTGGCCCGGCTTCCGGAACTGCGCACCGGCGGCGTCGGCTGGCTGTCCGCGGTGCCGGGTCCCGCGAGCCCCGCCGCGTCGGCCGTGCTGGCCGGCGCGATCGCCGCACTCGCCCGCTACCGCAAGCTCTGCGAACGCTGGGCCGTCACCGGCACCGCGCTCGCAGATCTCCTCGATGCCCCCGCCACCGCGCCGGCCCCCGGTCCGCTGATCGCCGCGCTCACCGGAGCCGTGCCCTCCGTCGTGGCGGACGTGGCGGCCCACCTGGGCCTCGCGGGGGACGCTCAGCGGACCCTCGACGGGCTGTGGCGGATCGCCGACGTGCTGGATCTGACGGGGCGCGTCGTGCTGCCCGTCGGTGTGCTCGCCAGGATCCTCAGGACCGAGCCGTCGGCGCAGGACGTCCGCGATCTGCGGGACGCCATCCGCGCGCGCTACGACGACGACGCGTGGGCCGAGGTGGTGCGCCCGATCCACAACGCACTCCGCCGCACCGCCCGCGACGCCCTGGTCGCGCGGGTCATGCACCAGGAGAACCCCGACCCCGACCTCGCCCTGGACGAGGTCACCGGCGGGTTCGCCACCCCCGACCGGCTCTACGAACGGCTGCTGATCGACGTGCAGATGGACCCGTGCATGACGACCTCCCGGATCGCCCAGGCGATCTCGACCGTGCAGCTGTTCGTCACGCGCTTCCTGCTCAACCTGGAACTCGAGGTCCCGCCCGAGTCGATCGACCCGAAGCGCTGGGAGGCGATGAAGCGGTACCGGATCTGGGAGGCCAACCGCAGAGTGTTCCTCTTCCCGGAGAACTGGCTCGACCCCGACCTGCGCGACGACAAGTCGCCGTTCTTCCGGGAGGTGGAATCCGAGCTGCTCCAGTCCGACATCACCGACCAGGCCGCGTCCGTCGCGCTCGGCCACTACCTCGAACGCCTCGACGAGGTGGCCCACCTGGAGATCGCCGGCATGCACGTCCAGGAGCGCGACGCCGCGGGCACCGGAGTCCCCGACCCGCTGGTCCACGTGATCGGCCGCACGTCCGGCGCCAAACGCGGCTACTACCACCGCACCCTCGACGGGACGTGGCGGCCGTGGGAGCGGGTCAACGTCGACATCCCCGATGATCCGGTGCTGCCGGTGATCTGGAAGGGCAGGTTCCTGCTGTTCTGGCTGTCGGTGTCCAGGCAGCCCGATCGGCGGCAGCCCGGACCGTTCGCCGCCACAGCCCAGCCGGGTGTCCGGCTGGGCGACCTCGCCGTGAAGGACCTCGCCCTGAAGGCGACGGCCACCTTGACCGTGAGCCTGTTCTGGAGCGAGTACTACAACAACCGGTGGCAGTCGCCGCGCACCTCCGACCCCGATCGGCCGATCGACCTGGGCGCCCAGTTCAGCGTCATCGGCGATCCGCTGACGCTGCAGCTCGCCTCCGACATCGAAACCGACGGCACCGGGGTGCGCGACAGCCTCGGCATCGTCGTGCTCAACCCCAGCCCGGGAGGCACGGGGAACTCCTACTTCCGGCTCTACACCACGCACAGCCTGCCGGTCCGCAAGCAGGACGACACCGGTGGTCCGCCGGGATTCCCCGCGGACCGGCAGTTCTCCAGCGCCGGCCCGTTCGTGGTCAGCTACCGGGACGACCCGTTTCACCCCCTGATGGTGCTGCGCAAGAGCCAGTCGCCCTACCGGGGGGTCGGGCCGATGCACCGACTCAAGGACGCGCACCAGGCACCCTTCTTCTTCCAGGACAGCAGGCACGTCTTCTACGTCCATCCCGACCCGACCGACCTCCTGCGGACCACCCCGTTCGGGCGCTTCGCCGTACCGGCGGCCGACCCTCTCGCCTTTCCCGACCTGATCGTCTCCGGCTGA
- a CDS encoding toxin, protein MADTTSFVFENHFHPYVGMLVERLNQQSVDGLLDLAVQQVSEPFFDRLYDPNDPLAAGEDPSFTVTSSPKNIDVSEAGPYSVYNWELFFHAPVTIAVHLSKNQRFAEAQRWFHHVFDPTETDPSTPVPDRFWKFIRFRDPRPGDMPRVDELVAVLSRPPAELTPEERILLVSAARAYEGLRREPFRPHRVARTRVVAYQYYVVMKYLENLIAWGDSLFRLDTAESINEATQLYVLAGNILGPRPAEVPRHRAAPRMSYRGLKEAGMGAFGNALVKLENQLPFSRTPPPGAAGAGAGGTALLGIGRSLYFCVPRNDQLVGYWDTVADRLFKIRTCRDITGTVRQLALFAPALDPGLLSRATAAGIDVAGAVAGTRAPASPVRAALLIQKALEITAEVKAAGSALLSAMDRRDGEELARLRQAHEIGMARLGRDVRFLAWKEAEANTEALLRTRALTFDRYRHFQLLLGRPEAEVDRLRDVALTRVPVTQANFEEVHQRLVGQYATAIARETRPAPRLARDGDPQIQAGAQSQGSLNLIPNEFAELNVHLPASRDKQRDATDLDIIYGVLGMLPNMGVDIEPFGIGGHVEFGGPLLSAVGRTLATAIRGAADQDAHDGGRASRIAAYQRRDLDFVQQSNQAALELMQNGRQLIAALVHEQVARRDHEMAGDQIQRAQEVDAFLATKDTNTELYTWLRGEVSRSFAERYRMAIDVARSAEQAVKREVMRPELDEQTFIGHRHWETGRRGLQAGERLHHDLTRLQLAYLEHDRREFELTTHVSLRMLDPLALLELRSRGSCQFTVPEWLYDLEVPGHHLRRIRTVALSLPSVTGPYTSVAATLSLQRSSLRRDPGLIADKYTRTSGEDPRFLDYPGALESVVTSSAVRDAGLFDAGARDDRYLPFEGAGAISTWALNLPSELRTFDYTSISDAVLHIGYTARPGVRTDAVVTDLRERFAATAGRALGRSFSLRHDFPDDWAAFLAGGSGPSLRIAKDWFPYFAQSATIKVTAVELYGISGDELVRGPSPVEESALQALDAQLASSGAFTLDVPADDTVVVRDRKADPHLIVRYTIRRPTDSP, encoded by the coding sequence ATGGCCGACACGACGTCCTTCGTGTTCGAGAACCACTTCCATCCCTACGTCGGGATGCTGGTGGAGCGGCTCAACCAGCAGTCCGTGGACGGACTCCTGGACCTCGCGGTCCAGCAGGTGTCCGAGCCGTTCTTCGACCGGCTCTACGATCCGAACGACCCGTTGGCGGCCGGCGAGGACCCCAGTTTCACCGTCACCTCGTCGCCGAAGAACATCGACGTCAGCGAGGCGGGACCGTACTCGGTCTACAACTGGGAACTGTTCTTCCACGCGCCGGTGACCATCGCGGTGCACCTGAGCAAGAACCAGCGCTTCGCGGAGGCCCAGCGCTGGTTCCACCATGTCTTCGACCCCACCGAGACCGATCCGAGCACGCCGGTGCCCGACCGGTTCTGGAAGTTCATCCGCTTCCGCGACCCCCGGCCCGGCGACATGCCCCGGGTCGACGAACTCGTGGCCGTGCTGAGCCGCCCGCCCGCCGAGCTCACCCCGGAGGAGCGGATCCTGCTGGTCTCGGCCGCCCGCGCCTACGAGGGACTGCGTCGCGAACCCTTCCGGCCCCACCGGGTCGCCAGGACACGGGTGGTGGCCTACCAGTACTACGTGGTGATGAAGTACCTGGAGAACCTCATCGCCTGGGGCGACAGCCTGTTCCGGCTCGACACCGCCGAGTCGATCAACGAGGCCACCCAGCTGTACGTGCTCGCCGGGAACATCCTCGGTCCGCGTCCGGCGGAGGTGCCCCGGCACCGGGCCGCGCCGCGGATGAGCTACCGCGGGCTCAAGGAGGCCGGTATGGGGGCCTTCGGGAACGCACTCGTCAAGCTGGAGAACCAGTTGCCGTTCTCCAGGACGCCGCCCCCGGGCGCCGCGGGGGCGGGGGCGGGCGGAACCGCGCTGCTGGGGATCGGGCGCAGCCTCTACTTCTGCGTCCCGCGCAACGACCAGCTGGTCGGATACTGGGACACCGTCGCCGACCGCCTGTTCAAGATCCGGACCTGCCGCGACATCACCGGCACCGTGCGGCAGCTCGCGCTGTTCGCACCGGCACTGGACCCGGGCCTGCTGTCCCGGGCCACCGCCGCCGGGATCGACGTCGCGGGCGCGGTCGCCGGCACCCGGGCGCCCGCCTCGCCGGTGCGGGCCGCCCTGCTGATCCAGAAGGCGCTGGAGATCACCGCGGAGGTCAAGGCGGCCGGATCCGCCCTGCTTTCCGCGATGGACCGGCGCGACGGCGAGGAACTCGCCCGGCTGCGGCAGGCCCACGAGATCGGCATGGCCAGGCTCGGCCGGGATGTGCGCTTCCTCGCCTGGAAGGAGGCCGAGGCCAACACCGAGGCGCTGCTGCGCACGCGGGCCCTGACCTTCGACCGGTACCGGCACTTCCAGCTGCTGCTCGGCCGCCCGGAGGCGGAAGTCGACCGGCTGCGCGACGTCGCCCTCACCCGTGTGCCGGTCACCCAGGCCAATTTCGAAGAAGTGCACCAGCGGCTGGTCGGTCAGTACGCGACCGCGATCGCGCGGGAGACCAGGCCCGCGCCGCGGCTGGCCCGCGACGGCGACCCGCAGATCCAGGCGGGCGCGCAGAGCCAGGGATCCCTGAACCTGATCCCCAACGAGTTCGCCGAGCTGAACGTCCACCTGCCGGCGTCGCGGGACAAGCAGCGGGACGCCACCGACCTGGACATCATCTACGGGGTGCTCGGCATGCTGCCGAACATGGGCGTCGACATCGAGCCGTTCGGCATCGGCGGCCATGTGGAGTTCGGCGGGCCGCTGCTGTCCGCGGTGGGCAGGACGCTCGCCACCGCCATCCGCGGCGCCGCCGACCAGGACGCCCACGACGGCGGCCGGGCCTCGCGGATCGCCGCCTACCAGCGCCGGGATCTCGACTTCGTGCAGCAGAGCAACCAGGCGGCCCTGGAACTCATGCAGAACGGGCGCCAGCTCATCGCCGCTCTCGTGCACGAGCAGGTCGCGCGACGCGACCACGAGATGGCCGGAGACCAGATCCAGCGGGCCCAGGAGGTCGACGCGTTCCTCGCCACCAAGGACACCAACACCGAGCTGTACACGTGGCTGCGCGGCGAGGTGTCCCGCAGCTTCGCCGAGCGCTACCGGATGGCGATCGACGTCGCGCGCTCGGCCGAGCAGGCCGTGAAGCGTGAGGTGATGCGCCCCGAACTCGACGAGCAGACCTTCATCGGCCACCGGCACTGGGAGACCGGCAGGCGCGGCCTCCAGGCGGGCGAGCGGCTGCACCACGATCTCACCCGGCTGCAACTCGCCTATCTGGAGCACGACCGCCGCGAGTTCGAGCTGACCACCCATGTCTCGCTGCGCATGCTCGACCCGCTGGCCCTGCTCGAACTGCGGTCCCGGGGGTCATGCCAGTTCACCGTGCCCGAATGGCTGTACGACCTCGAGGTGCCCGGCCATCACCTGCGCCGCATCCGCACCGTGGCGCTCAGCCTGCCTTCGGTGACGGGCCCCTACACGTCCGTCGCGGCGACCCTGTCCCTCCAGCGCAGCTCCCTGCGCAGAGATCCGGGGCTGATCGCCGACAAGTACACCCGGACGTCCGGAGAGGATCCTCGCTTCCTCGACTATCCCGGCGCCTTGGAGTCGGTGGTGACCAGCTCCGCGGTACGTGACGCGGGCCTGTTCGACGCCGGGGCGCGCGATGACCGGTACCTGCCGTTCGAGGGAGCGGGCGCGATCAGCACCTGGGCCCTGAACCTGCCGTCCGAGCTGCGCACCTTCGACTACACGAGCATCTCCGACGCCGTCCTGCACATCGGCTACACCGCCCGCCCGGGGGTGCGGACCGACGCCGTGGTCACCGACCTGCGCGAACGCTTCGCCGCCACGGCGGGACGGGCGCTCGGGCGGTCGTTCAGCCTGCGGCACGATTTCCCGGACGACTGGGCGGCCTTCCTGGCGGGCGGCTCCGGGCCGTCGCTGCGGATCGCCAAGGACTGGTTCCCGTACTTCGCCCAATCCGCGACGATCAAGGTGACCGCGGTCGAGCTCTACGGGATCTCCGGGGACGAGCTCGTGCGGGGGCCGTCTCCGGTGGAGGAGTCCGCGCTCCAGGCACTCGACGCCCAGCTCGCGAGCTCGGGGGCGTTCACCCTTGACGTGCCCGCGGACGACACCGTGGTGGTCCGCGACCGGAAGGCCGACCCCCACCTCATCGTCCGGTACACGATCCGCCGACCGACGGATTCCCCATGA